In Populus alba chromosome 1, ASM523922v2, whole genome shotgun sequence, a single window of DNA contains:
- the LOC118036105 gene encoding uncharacterized protein produces MASLTLGGFSMTVRTRPITRTNHKPCRISCVKWDPEGLYGPPQTGHLARREIKRRLEKDEEFREALEQQAREEKQRRHALRQSRVIPDTSEKLIEYFLDTEAQEIEFEIARLRQRLNQEFFSQLQFELGQLRFAVAKTEEMEDRLIELEALQKALKEGTEAYDKMQGELVKAKKSLTKILTSKDVKATLLEMVEQNELNRSLLTLLDENIASANQGKQKEAAAFMEKLRAAVLKYMTV; encoded by the exons ATGGCCTCTCTTACACTAGGCGGCTTCAGCATGACTGTCCGTACAAGACCAATCACAAGAACCAATCACAAACCCTGCAGAATCTCCTGCGTTAAATGG GACCCAGAGGGGCTGTATGGGCCACCACAAACAGGCCATTTGGCTCGACGGGAGATCAAAAGAAGGCTCGAGAAAGACGAAGAGTTTCGCGAGGCACTTGAGCAGCAAGCCCGTGAAGAAAAACAGCGTCGCCACGCTCTTCGCCAa TCTAGGGTGATACCGGACACTTCAGAAAAGCTGATAGAGTACTTTCTTGATACTGAAGCTCAAGAGATTGAGTTTGAGATTGCTAGACTGAGGCAACG ATTGAACCAGGAATTTTTCTCGCAGCTACAATTTGAACTGGGGCAGCTTCGTTTTGCTGTTGCAAAAACTGAG GAGATGGAAGACAGATTGATTGAGTTGGAAGCACTGCAGAAAGCTCTGAAGGAAGGAACAG AAGCCTACGATAAAATGCAAGGTGAACTtgtaaaagcaaagaaaagcctGACAAAAATATTGACATCAAAGGATGTAAAAGCCACT TTGCTGGAAATGGTTGAGCAGAATGAACTTAACAGATCATTGTTAACGcttcttgatgaaaacatagCAAGCGCCAACCAAGGTAAACAG AAAGAAGCGGCAGCTTTCATGGAAAAGCTGCGTGCAGCTGTTCTCAAGTACATGACAGTTTAG
- the LOC118036107 gene encoding LOW QUALITY PROTEIN: pectinesterase inhibitor 9 (The sequence of the model RefSeq protein was modified relative to this genomic sequence to represent the inferred CDS: inserted 2 bases in 1 codon; substituted 1 base at 1 genomic stop codon) produces MARRVLYLLLLSFTLYVVSMAGSGYSPRDFINASCKATHYPELCVECLSSYASGIQRXITALSVSLARAISASLSICDQDDXSHIGGLKPREYQALKDCFENMGDTADRLSQSVREIGYMGRAVGQDFGWHMSNIVQTWVSAALTDENTCLDGFSSHLMDGNVKAAIKLRITNVAQVTSNALALVNHFASRHRAKNS; encoded by the exons ATGGCAAGACGGGTCCTTTATCTACTACTGCTCTCCTTTACCCTCTACGTGGTTAGCATGGCAGGGTCTGGCTACAGCCCCAGAGACTTTATCAATGCCTCATGCAAGGCCACTCACTATCCTGAGTTATGTGTTGAGTGCTTGTCAAGTTATGCTAGTGGCATTCAACG GATAACCGCCTTGTCTGTGAGTCTAGCCAGGGCTATATCAGCTAGCTTAAGCATTTGTGACCAAGATGACTAAAGTCATATAGGGGGGCTGAAGCCTAGAGAATACCAAGCGCTGAAGGACTGCTTCGAAAACATGGGTGATACTGCGGATCGACTAAGCCAGTCTGTCAGGGAGATTGGTTATATGGGTCGAGCTGTTGGTCAAGACTTTGGGTGGCATATGAGTAATATTGTGCAGACTTGGGTTAGTGCAGCACTTACTGATGAGAACACTTGCCTTGATGGGTTTTCTAGCCATCTAATGGATGGAAATGTGAAGGCTGCCATTAAGCTCCGGATCACCAATGTTGCTCAGGTCACTAGCAATGCGCTTGCATTGGTCAATCATTTTGCGTCTAGACACCGTGCCAAAAATTCTTAG